One window of Robiginitalea biformata HTCC2501 genomic DNA carries:
- a CDS encoding BlaI/MecI/CopY family transcriptional regulator, which translates to MKLSRTEEALMNLLWEQKQAFLKDLVDAYPDPKPAPTTVATLLKRMAEKGYVAYRTHGRSREYYPTVSKKAYFAGHFNKLIANFFNDSTAQFASFFTREADLSREQLEELKSLIEEEIKKK; encoded by the coding sequence ATGAAACTGTCCCGTACCGAAGAAGCCCTGATGAACCTGCTCTGGGAACAAAAGCAGGCCTTCCTGAAAGACCTGGTAGATGCCTATCCGGATCCCAAACCGGCCCCCACAACGGTGGCCACCCTACTTAAGCGGATGGCGGAAAAAGGATATGTGGCATACAGGACCCATGGCCGCTCCCGGGAGTATTACCCAACGGTGAGCAAGAAAGCCTACTTTGCCGGCCACTTTAACAAGCTCATCGCCAATTTTTTCAACGACAGTACCGCCCAGTTTGCCTCGTTCTTTACCCGGGAGGCCGACCTGAGCCGGGAACAGCTCGAGGAGCTGAAATCCCTCATTGAGGAAGAAATCAAAAAGAAGTAG
- a CDS encoding adenylate/guanylate cyclase domain-containing protein, which produces MKLSTSQKALRQVLKRDATIRNLLEGLCEKLGVTFCFEDPQGQVLWGKRDDASRAIPMENDGEPLGTFYSADENAQPVMETLKVLFLKEWEKKKIGKEVLGLYREINMIYGLSEMISEKIDAESIAQVTLQEAAQIIDTTHGLFLMYDPEQDRVIEVADFGDNPKRSSFVKNQEALLKELIRRGTSAIVPGSRVAANPALSHLKAVMYAPLKVKHRTLGMVILGHEDAVEYTAAELKLLTTITLQSATAIESAHLYQKGLAEVKEREEAIRKVHDASQKFVPSEFIKSLGKVRITEVELGDLVEREVTVVFADIRGFTTLSESISPRDNFLFVNGFNNRMGPIIRRNGGFIMQYLGDGFMALFPEGAQGALNASVQMQELLREYNAERAAKKRLPVQVGVGMQNGKLIMGITGDSERLDAAIISDTVNTAARIEGLSKHYGASILLTEECRENLTDPGAFDFRYLGQVQLKGKNKPIDLYECIDGDAEDLRAHKIQHLPTFDEAMDHYFNRDFAMAAVTFQRIFKMHENDLPAKLFLNRSAHLITQDLGDDWKGVETMTTK; this is translated from the coding sequence ATGAAACTCTCCACCTCCCAAAAGGCGCTTCGCCAGGTCCTCAAACGGGACGCCACCATCCGGAACCTCCTGGAGGGGCTCTGTGAGAAACTCGGTGTTACCTTCTGCTTTGAGGATCCGCAGGGACAGGTGCTTTGGGGAAAGCGGGACGATGCCTCCCGGGCGATTCCCATGGAGAACGACGGGGAACCTCTCGGGACCTTCTATTCCGCGGATGAGAATGCACAGCCGGTTATGGAAACCCTGAAAGTCCTTTTTCTCAAAGAATGGGAAAAGAAAAAAATCGGGAAGGAAGTCCTCGGGCTGTATCGGGAGATCAACATGATCTACGGCCTCAGCGAAATGATCTCGGAAAAGATCGATGCGGAATCGATTGCACAAGTTACCCTGCAGGAGGCGGCCCAGATCATCGACACCACCCACGGCCTGTTTTTGATGTATGACCCCGAGCAGGACCGGGTCATTGAAGTGGCGGATTTTGGGGATAACCCGAAAAGGAGCTCCTTTGTCAAGAACCAGGAAGCACTTCTCAAGGAGTTGATCCGTCGGGGGACGTCGGCCATTGTCCCGGGTTCGCGCGTGGCGGCCAATCCGGCCCTGAGCCACCTGAAGGCGGTGATGTACGCCCCGCTCAAGGTCAAGCACCGCACACTCGGCATGGTGATCCTCGGCCATGAGGATGCCGTGGAATACACGGCCGCGGAACTCAAGCTGCTCACCACCATTACGCTGCAGTCGGCCACGGCGATCGAAAGCGCCCACCTGTACCAGAAGGGGCTTGCGGAAGTCAAGGAACGGGAAGAAGCCATCCGAAAAGTCCACGATGCCAGCCAGAAATTCGTCCCCTCGGAGTTCATCAAATCCCTGGGAAAAGTGCGGATTACCGAGGTGGAGCTCGGCGACCTCGTAGAGCGGGAGGTTACGGTCGTATTTGCCGATATCCGCGGTTTTACGACCCTGTCGGAATCCATCAGCCCAAGGGACAACTTTTTGTTCGTCAATGGGTTTAACAACCGGATGGGGCCAATCATCCGCAGAAACGGGGGCTTTATCATGCAATACCTCGGCGACGGGTTTATGGCCCTTTTCCCGGAAGGCGCCCAGGGCGCGCTGAATGCCTCGGTACAGATGCAGGAGCTGTTGCGCGAATACAACGCGGAACGGGCCGCAAAAAAGCGGCTGCCTGTCCAGGTGGGGGTTGGGATGCAGAACGGCAAACTGATTATGGGCATCACCGGCGACAGTGAGCGCCTGGATGCGGCCATCATCTCGGACACGGTAAACACGGCCGCCCGTATTGAGGGGCTTTCAAAGCACTATGGGGCCTCCATCCTGCTCACGGAGGAATGCCGGGAAAACCTCACCGATCCCGGGGCCTTTGATTTTCGCTATCTCGGCCAGGTCCAGCTCAAGGGAAAGAACAAACCCATTGACCTCTATGAATGCATTGACGGGGACGCAGAGGATTTACGGGCCCACAAGATCCAGCACCTGCCGACCTTTGATGAGGCCATGGACCATTATTTCAACCGTGATTTTGCCATGGCCGCTGTCACCTTTCAGAGAATCTTCAAGATGCATGAAAACGACCTGCCGGCTAAACTATTCCTGAATCGTTCCGCCCACCTGATCACCCAGGACCTCGGGGACGATTGGAAGGGCGTGGAAACGATGACTACCAAGTGA
- a CDS encoding response regulator transcription factor, which yields MNKKLLIVDDEAHIRMLIEQTLEDLEDEGVQLLFADNGEAALSIIQKEKPDLVFLDVMMPKMNGMEVCQRVKKELKLTDTYIILLTAKGQEVDRQKGLDMGADKYMTKPFDPDEMFEIAEEILMK from the coding sequence ATGAATAAAAAATTATTGATTGTCGACGACGAAGCCCATATACGGATGCTGATTGAACAAACCCTGGAAGACCTGGAGGACGAAGGTGTCCAGCTGCTGTTTGCGGACAACGGAGAGGCTGCCCTCAGCATTATCCAGAAGGAGAAACCCGACCTGGTCTTCCTGGATGTGATGATGCCGAAGATGAACGGGATGGAGGTCTGCCAGCGCGTCAAAAAAGAACTAAAGCTCACCGATACCTATATCATTTTACTCACGGCCAAGGGCCAGGAAGTAGACCGGCAAAAAGGCCTGGATATGGGTGCGGACAAGTACATGACCAAACCATTCGACCCGGACGAGATGTTTGAGATTGCTGAGGAAATCCTGATGAAATAA
- a CDS encoding dipeptidase, whose amino-acid sequence MPSPGSYIAAHKERFVQELLQLLRLPSISADPAFSQDVLETAGAVAQALIHAGCDNVEVCDTEGYPIVYGEKILDPELPTVLVYGHYDVQPPDPVDLWDSPPFEPVIRETELHPEGAIYARGASDDKGQFYMHVKALEYMIRENKLPCNVKFMVEGEEEVGSVSLEEFLKANRDRLSNDIILISDTGMIARDIPSITTGLRGLSYVEVEVTGPNRDLHSGLYGGAVANPINVLAKMIASLHDENNRITIPGFYDKVVELSREERELMAEAPFDLEAYKKALDIDAVHGEAGYVTNERNAIRPTLDVNGIWGGYTGEGAKTVIPSKAYAKISMRLVPNQDWREIMDVFTAHFEKIAPPGVRVSVKPHHGGQAYVTPIDHIGYQAASKAYEETFGKTPVPQRGGGSIPIVTLFEQELESKIILMGFGLDSDAIHSPNEHFGIWNYLKGIETIPYFYRYFTEMSRG is encoded by the coding sequence ATGCCCTCACCAGGTTCGTATATAGCCGCGCACAAGGAACGCTTTGTGCAGGAACTCCTCCAACTACTCCGACTCCCCTCCATCAGCGCCGACCCGGCATTTTCCCAGGATGTCCTGGAAACTGCAGGTGCCGTAGCCCAGGCATTGATACATGCCGGATGTGACAACGTGGAGGTCTGCGATACCGAGGGATATCCCATCGTTTACGGGGAGAAAATCCTGGACCCGGAGTTGCCCACGGTACTGGTATACGGCCACTACGACGTTCAACCGCCGGACCCGGTAGACCTGTGGGACTCGCCTCCCTTTGAACCGGTGATCCGCGAGACGGAACTCCATCCGGAAGGTGCCATTTACGCCCGCGGGGCCTCTGACGACAAAGGCCAGTTTTACATGCACGTGAAGGCTCTGGAGTACATGATCCGGGAAAATAAGCTCCCCTGCAACGTCAAGTTTATGGTCGAAGGGGAAGAAGAAGTGGGGAGCGTAAGCCTCGAGGAGTTCCTGAAGGCCAACCGGGATAGGCTCTCCAACGACATCATCCTGATTTCGGATACGGGGATGATTGCCCGGGACATCCCATCCATTACCACCGGTCTGAGGGGGCTGTCCTATGTTGAAGTGGAAGTGACGGGGCCCAACCGGGACCTGCATTCCGGCCTCTACGGCGGGGCGGTAGCCAACCCGATCAATGTACTGGCAAAAATGATCGCCTCCCTCCACGATGAAAACAACCGGATCACCATCCCGGGGTTCTACGACAAGGTTGTGGAACTCAGCCGGGAGGAACGCGAGCTGATGGCCGAGGCGCCCTTTGACCTGGAGGCGTATAAAAAAGCCCTGGACATCGATGCGGTGCACGGGGAAGCCGGGTACGTAACCAACGAACGCAACGCCATCCGGCCCACCCTGGACGTCAATGGGATTTGGGGCGGGTATACCGGGGAAGGCGCCAAGACGGTCATTCCCTCCAAGGCATATGCAAAGATCTCCATGCGTTTAGTCCCCAACCAGGACTGGCGGGAAATCATGGATGTATTCACCGCGCATTTTGAGAAAATCGCCCCCCCCGGGGTCCGGGTATCCGTCAAGCCCCATCACGGCGGGCAGGCGTATGTGACACCCATCGATCATATTGGTTACCAGGCCGCCAGCAAAGCTTACGAGGAAACGTTTGGGAAAACACCGGTTCCCCAACGCGGTGGCGGAAGTATCCCCATAGTCACCCTGTTTGAGCAGGAACTGGAAAGCAAGATCATCCTGATGGGATTTGGCCTGGATAGCGATGCCATCCACTCCCCCAACGAACACTTCGGAATCTGGAATTACCTGAAAGGCATCGAAACCATCCCGTATTTCTACCGGTACTTTACGGAAATGTCGCGGGGTTAG
- a CDS encoding ATP-binding protein: MRKPLHSARTISWMCLAVLSLFCSHSLTAQEQIGRPMINNYNYQDYQGAPINWWALEDDQGNMYFANQFQLLQYDGVNWKGIETESGCRSLAKGEDGTIYVGGTGSLGYISATENGTYEYVSMVKQLPEEHQAFEDVWFVDSFKGRIYFWTEYKVFIWDGTRMKVLVSEHRLHVSAIVDDTYYIRIWDVGLSVLNDQDEFELLPNGEKFAGERIYSILKYDDERILLGTRTQGFFLYDGKDFTPFKTEIDDIMDGEIYLPGLALDDGRFVINSNNVGAYLLSHEGELLQKYTSETGLQEGSVLNLYLDSRGVLWLPLFNGISNVNLNSSFTTLDSNMGINTTVFEVVRHQGVLYMSSNGGILYLDESDMTVRPIEGTYGQGGNFLTFRDRLYVATNGMGLIEIIGTKFRDVRRDQNYDFRAQYLWQSTFDPNRIFVTYNTGLKTFFYNETTRQLEEESTTTKFIAGTGNIIEEPDGSLWLDTTSDGEVLKVIPDISNGAMNLDNSELIYYGPEQGLPDSGLGLYEIFDEKVIFSGEVEATFGYNASTDRFEEKEFFFEEYIDWDRPGSQGFTSEDGKHWFNSGAGIMIAEKKADGKISVNTDTFRELKNNRIFTIYPEEPDAEGNWVVWFSGPGGVIRYQGQLDKPSIPEFQVNVRSITMSGDSLLYAGNIAYPGDLEIDYENNSMTFGYAAPLFIGQKDMKYSTWLTGLDDDWSDWTAQTSREYINLPPGSYTFKVRAQNVYGDISEEASVPFSIDYPWYRSWWAYALYLIGFLAIIWMAVKARTGILLNQQKVLEDRVEERTREVQQRLNELATVNSVSQALNDKLELNALIQLVGKKMKDVFNSDITYLAILDEETNVINFVYQDGDEMPPMQLGEGLTSRIIQSGEPLLINRDTDIMAEYNKHGIKQTGKQAISYLGVPIPVEDKIIGVLSVQSTKQASRFTQEDKKLLTTIAINVGVALHNADLYEQAREAKARAEDANEAKSAFLSTVSHELRTPLTSVLGFAKIIRKRLTEKIFPAVTVDDQKIKRTMKQVSENLDVVVSEGERLTTLINDVLDLAKIESGRMDWNMKPIFLQDVIGRAVSATSSLFEEKKLQLKKNVPDDLPLINGDEDKLIQVVINLLSNAVKFTKKGSVTIDAYREENQLIVEVQDTGIGIAEEDKHKIFERFRQAGDTLTDKPQGTGLGLPICREIIEHHGGIIWMKSEPGVGSTFFFSIPMMGEGSDQPIQLERILKSLKKQIKHSSQVKSQESATILVVDDDTPIRSLLRQELSDAGYQVKEAANGKAALDMVRISKPDLIILDVMMPEINGFDVAAVLKNDPATMDIPIIILSIVQDKERGLRIGVDRYLTKPIDTEKLFHEVDELLEQGVSHKRVLVVDEDTSTVKSLSDMLSARGYKVMEANPDSLMDMAFEVKPDIIMLKSIRNGDEKSLKELKLKAGMENVMFFVYQ, encoded by the coding sequence ATGCGCAAACCACTGCATTCGGCCCGCACCATCTCCTGGATGTGCCTGGCCGTCCTATCTCTTTTTTGTAGCCATTCCCTTACCGCCCAGGAACAGATCGGGCGGCCCATGATCAACAATTACAACTACCAGGACTATCAGGGGGCCCCGATTAACTGGTGGGCCCTCGAGGACGACCAGGGCAATATGTATTTTGCCAACCAATTCCAGCTCCTGCAATACGACGGGGTAAATTGGAAAGGTATTGAAACGGAATCCGGCTGTCGCAGTCTGGCCAAGGGCGAAGACGGTACTATTTATGTGGGCGGCACTGGTTCCCTGGGTTATATCAGCGCTACCGAAAATGGTACCTACGAGTATGTTTCCATGGTGAAACAGCTCCCGGAAGAGCATCAGGCCTTCGAAGATGTTTGGTTTGTGGATTCTTTCAAGGGCCGGATTTATTTCTGGACAGAATACAAGGTATTTATTTGGGATGGCACCCGGATGAAGGTTCTGGTGTCTGAGCACAGGCTGCACGTGAGTGCGATTGTGGATGACACCTACTACATTCGCATTTGGGACGTCGGACTCTCCGTGTTGAATGACCAGGACGAATTTGAATTGCTACCCAACGGGGAAAAGTTTGCCGGGGAGCGCATCTATTCCATTCTCAAATACGACGATGAGCGCATCCTCCTCGGGACGCGGACCCAGGGGTTTTTTCTGTATGACGGGAAGGATTTTACGCCGTTTAAAACAGAGATTGACGACATCATGGATGGGGAAATCTATTTGCCCGGCCTGGCCCTGGACGACGGCCGTTTCGTCATCAACTCCAACAATGTCGGTGCCTATCTCCTTAGTCACGAGGGTGAGCTTCTCCAAAAATACACATCGGAAACCGGACTCCAGGAGGGAAGTGTACTAAACCTGTACCTGGATTCCCGGGGGGTACTCTGGCTTCCGCTCTTCAATGGGATCTCCAACGTGAACCTGAACAGTAGTTTTACCACCCTGGATTCCAATATGGGGATCAATACCACGGTTTTTGAGGTTGTCCGGCATCAGGGTGTCCTGTACATGAGCAGCAACGGGGGAATCTTATACCTTGACGAATCGGACATGACGGTCCGCCCCATTGAGGGGACCTACGGGCAGGGGGGCAATTTTTTAACATTTCGGGACCGCTTGTATGTCGCAACCAATGGGATGGGGCTTATTGAAATCATCGGAACGAAGTTCAGGGACGTTCGACGCGATCAGAATTACGATTTCAGGGCTCAGTATTTATGGCAAAGTACTTTTGACCCCAACCGCATTTTTGTAACCTATAATACGGGATTGAAAACTTTTTTCTACAATGAAACCACCCGGCAACTTGAAGAGGAATCTACCACCACCAAATTCATAGCGGGAACGGGGAATATCATCGAGGAGCCGGATGGTTCCCTCTGGCTGGATACGACTTCCGACGGGGAAGTGCTGAAGGTCATCCCGGATATATCAAACGGGGCAATGAACCTGGACAACTCTGAATTGATTTACTATGGACCGGAGCAGGGCCTGCCGGATTCCGGCCTGGGGCTCTACGAAATCTTCGACGAAAAAGTGATTTTCTCCGGGGAGGTTGAAGCAACCTTTGGGTACAATGCATCCACGGACCGTTTCGAGGAGAAGGAATTCTTTTTTGAGGAGTATATCGATTGGGACCGGCCGGGTTCGCAGGGTTTCACCAGTGAAGATGGAAAACACTGGTTTAATAGCGGGGCGGGCATCATGATTGCCGAAAAAAAGGCGGATGGGAAAATTTCGGTAAACACCGATACATTCCGGGAACTCAAGAATAATCGCATTTTTACAATTTACCCCGAAGAACCCGATGCCGAAGGCAACTGGGTAGTCTGGTTTTCCGGGCCTGGCGGCGTGATCCGCTACCAGGGACAATTGGATAAGCCGAGCATCCCTGAATTCCAGGTAAACGTCCGGAGCATCACAATGTCAGGGGATTCCCTGCTATACGCCGGCAATATCGCCTACCCCGGGGACCTGGAGATCGACTATGAAAACAATTCGATGACCTTCGGGTATGCCGCGCCCCTGTTTATCGGACAAAAGGATATGAAATACAGTACCTGGCTGACGGGCCTGGACGACGACTGGTCCGACTGGACGGCCCAGACCAGTCGGGAATATATCAACCTGCCCCCGGGCAGTTATACTTTCAAAGTGCGGGCGCAAAACGTATACGGGGATATTTCCGAAGAAGCCTCCGTTCCCTTTAGCATCGACTACCCCTGGTACCGTTCCTGGTGGGCCTATGCGCTCTACCTGATCGGGTTCCTGGCAATTATCTGGATGGCGGTCAAGGCCCGTACCGGCATCCTGCTAAACCAGCAGAAAGTGCTGGAAGACCGGGTGGAGGAGCGCACCCGGGAAGTGCAGCAACGCCTCAATGAACTGGCCACTGTAAATTCGGTTTCCCAGGCCCTGAACGACAAGCTGGAACTCAACGCGCTCATCCAGTTGGTCGGGAAAAAGATGAAGGACGTGTTCAATTCGGACATCACCTACCTGGCCATCCTGGACGAGGAGACCAACGTAATCAATTTTGTATACCAGGACGGGGACGAGATGCCGCCCATGCAACTCGGGGAAGGCCTCACCTCCCGGATCATCCAGAGCGGGGAGCCGTTGCTGATCAACCGGGATACGGATATCATGGCGGAATACAACAAACACGGGATCAAACAGACCGGGAAACAGGCCATCTCCTACCTGGGGGTGCCGATCCCGGTAGAGGACAAGATCATCGGGGTATTGAGCGTGCAGAGCACCAAGCAGGCGAGCCGCTTTACCCAGGAGGACAAAAAATTGCTAACCACCATCGCCATCAACGTGGGCGTGGCCCTGCACAATGCGGACCTGTATGAACAGGCCAGGGAAGCCAAGGCCCGGGCGGAAGATGCCAACGAGGCCAAAAGCGCCTTCCTCTCCACCGTGAGCCACGAGCTGCGGACGCCCCTGACATCGGTCCTGGGCTTTGCAAAGATCATCCGCAAGCGGTTGACCGAGAAAATCTTCCCGGCCGTTACGGTAGACGACCAGAAGATCAAGCGTACCATGAAACAGGTGAGCGAAAACCTCGATGTGGTGGTTTCCGAAGGGGAGCGCCTGACTACGCTGATCAACGATGTACTGGATTTGGCCAAGATCGAATCGGGGCGGATGGACTGGAACATGAAACCCATCTTCCTCCAGGACGTGATCGGCCGGGCTGTATCTGCCACTTCCTCCCTCTTTGAGGAGAAGAAACTGCAACTTAAAAAGAACGTGCCGGACGACCTGCCGCTTATCAACGGGGATGAGGACAAACTCATACAGGTAGTGATCAACCTGCTTTCGAACGCCGTAAAATTCACCAAAAAAGGCTCGGTGACCATCGATGCCTACCGGGAGGAGAACCAGCTGATCGTCGAGGTCCAGGACACAGGGATCGGCATAGCGGAAGAGGACAAGCACAAGATATTCGAACGATTCCGCCAGGCGGGAGACACCCTCACCGACAAGCCCCAGGGCACCGGTCTGGGCCTGCCCATCTGCCGGGAAATCATCGAACACCACGGCGGGATCATCTGGATGAAGAGCGAACCCGGCGTGGGCAGCACCTTCTTTTTCTCCATCCCGATGATGGGGGAGGGCAGCGACCAGCCCATCCAGCTGGAGCGGATCCTCAAGAGCCTCAAGAAGCAAATCAAGCACTCCTCCCAGGTGAAGTCCCAGGAATCCGCCACCATCCTGGTGGTAGACGACGATACCCCGATCCGTTCACTGCTCCGGCAGGAGCTTTCCGATGCGGGGTACCAGGTTAAGGAAGCCGCCAACGGCAAGGCCGCCCTGGACATGGTGCGAATCAGCAAGCCCGACCTGATTATCCTGGATGTGATGATGCCCGAGATCAACGGGTTCGACGTAGCTGCCGTGCTCAAAAACGACCCGGCAACCATGGATATTCCGATTATCATCCTGTCTATTGTCCAGGACAAGGAGCGCGGGCTGCGAATTGGAGTGGACCGCTACCTGACCAAACCCATCGATACGGAGAAGCTGTTCCACGAGGTGGATGAACTCCTGGAACAGGGGGTGTCCCATAAACGGGTCCTGGTGGTTGACGAGGACACTTCTACCGTCAAATCCCTGAGCGATATGCTTTCGGCCCGGGGGTATAAGGTGATGGAAGCCAATCCGGACAGCCTCATGGACATGGCATTCGAAGTCAAGCCGGACATCATCATGCTGAAATCCATCCGGAACGGGGACGAAAAAAGCCTGAAAGAACTGAAACTGAAAGCGGGGATGGAAAACGTGATGTTTTTCGTGTACCAGTAA
- a CDS encoding DUF4407 domain-containing protein gives MIRSFFIICSGADRELLGTCSQGEQNKYAGIGATIFFTALMAFLAAGYALYTVFDSVWAAIPFGLVWGLLIFNLDRYIVSTMRKRDHFGKELLQASPRIVLAVIIAVVISKPLELKIFEKEINQVLLERKNDLTLANQEQIAQQYNPAIAEKQAEIAGLKQEIADKEAATDALYNTYIAEAEGREGTLLVGKGPVYAEKREKHDASLAELADLRETNTAKITAIESEIATLESGYAQAVEGSQSVIDGFDGLMARIDALGELPWFPSFFIFLLFLSIETAPILVKLMTPKGPYDMKLEDEETTVSAWVKQKVDQRFKLADTDRLLNERIYGEIADEEAVYAYKKEKAEQLLRLQADKFHELQSRHL, from the coding sequence ATGATACGCAGCTTCTTCATTATTTGCTCCGGGGCAGACCGGGAATTACTCGGTACCTGCTCCCAGGGGGAACAGAATAAATACGCCGGGATCGGCGCCACCATTTTTTTCACCGCCTTAATGGCATTCCTCGCAGCCGGCTATGCGCTGTATACGGTTTTTGATTCCGTCTGGGCGGCCATCCCGTTTGGGCTGGTCTGGGGCCTGCTCATCTTCAACCTGGACCGCTATATCGTCTCGACCATGCGGAAACGGGACCATTTTGGGAAGGAACTCCTGCAGGCCAGCCCGCGGATTGTCCTGGCGGTGATCATCGCCGTGGTGATTTCCAAGCCCCTGGAATTGAAAATCTTTGAAAAGGAAATCAACCAGGTGCTCCTGGAGCGAAAAAACGACCTGACCCTGGCCAACCAGGAGCAGATCGCCCAGCAGTACAACCCGGCCATCGCCGAAAAGCAGGCGGAAATCGCCGGCCTGAAACAGGAAATTGCAGACAAGGAAGCCGCCACGGATGCGTTGTACAACACCTACATCGCCGAGGCCGAAGGACGGGAAGGGACGCTATTGGTGGGCAAAGGGCCTGTCTATGCGGAAAAGCGCGAAAAACACGATGCCTCCCTGGCCGAACTGGCGGACCTCCGGGAGACGAATACGGCCAAAATCACGGCCATCGAATCGGAAATCGCAACCCTTGAGAGCGGATACGCCCAGGCGGTAGAAGGATCGCAATCCGTCATCGACGGGTTTGACGGGCTGATGGCCCGGATCGACGCCCTGGGGGAGCTCCCCTGGTTTCCTTCCTTTTTTATATTCCTGCTTTTCCTCTCTATTGAGACGGCTCCCATCCTGGTAAAACTGATGACTCCGAAAGGGCCGTACGATATGAAGCTCGAGGATGAGGAAACCACCGTTTCCGCCTGGGTAAAACAAAAAGTGGACCAGCGCTTCAAACTGGCCGATACGGACCGGCTCCTCAACGAGCGCATCTACGGGGAAATTGCCGATGAGGAGGCCGTGTACGCCTATAAAAAGGAAAAGGCCGAGCAACTCCTGCGGTTGCAGGCCGATAAGTTCCACGAATTGCAGTCCAGGCATCTATAA
- a CDS encoding M56 family metallopeptidase → MVTYLLKSTACLLVFYLFYHFVLERQTNHSFKRYYLLASLVAGLVIPVIPMVRTVALLSPTFVNWVADAGGTENLSGPGAWEATAPAIGWMGYLLGGSLFGVAFVRNLIRLVRKTRKNPRLSGPDHTKVLLSRNEPPHTFFRYLFLFGPAYERGEIPEGILAHEAAHIRQRHSLDLLFMELACLVFWFHPVIWLYRRAVRLNHEFLADREVLRSGHSRKDYQRLLLVITQSSNQPACTHAFHYSSIKKRIIVMKNSTSHSRKWLTCLVLLPLSALLFFSFSDRKTEYLPAGDILEIPPPDTAFPELRGDVPAELPGVSALSGEPRSIQQGATRAEMREYERLARKYNEMLRGDDIHIIGDEVSLMKQIYAKMSDKQRADTEPFPELPPPPPAPDPHPVPAPHSARSPQPAQQAHPPQPAQPAKPRNGEQQEIREVPPPPPAPSAHGTRPGATPPPPPPPPDPEEHLRELASQGADFFYRNQAIPSEKALELFRAGEVNRIQVRNSDGGTPQVYLAE, encoded by the coding sequence ATGGTCACCTACCTGCTGAAAAGTACGGCCTGCCTCCTGGTGTTTTACCTGTTCTACCATTTTGTGCTGGAACGGCAGACCAATCACAGCTTCAAACGCTATTACCTCCTGGCCAGCCTGGTGGCAGGCCTGGTGATCCCGGTCATTCCCATGGTCCGGACCGTTGCCCTGCTCTCGCCTACATTCGTTAACTGGGTGGCAGATGCCGGGGGAACAGAAAATCTTTCGGGGCCTGGCGCGTGGGAGGCAACCGCGCCTGCAATCGGCTGGATGGGTTACCTCCTTGGCGGGTCCCTATTCGGCGTGGCGTTTGTCCGTAACCTCATCCGCCTGGTGCGAAAAACCCGCAAGAACCCAAGACTTTCAGGCCCGGACCACACCAAAGTCCTCCTGAGCCGTAACGAACCGCCACACACCTTTTTCCGGTACCTTTTCCTGTTTGGCCCCGCCTATGAGCGCGGGGAAATCCCGGAAGGGATACTGGCCCATGAGGCAGCGCATATCCGCCAGCGGCACAGCCTGGACCTGTTGTTTATGGAGCTGGCCTGCCTGGTCTTCTGGTTCCATCCGGTCATCTGGCTTTACCGCCGCGCCGTACGCCTGAACCACGAGTTCCTGGCAGACCGGGAAGTCCTCCGCTCCGGGCATTCCCGAAAAGATTACCAGCGCCTGTTGCTGGTCATCACCCAATCATCGAATCAGCCGGCATGCACCCATGCCTTTCATTATTCATCCATCAAAAAACGAATCATCGTCATGAAAAATTCCACTTCACACAGCCGTAAATGGCTCACCTGCCTGGTCCTGCTACCGCTCAGCGCCCTGTTGTTCTTCAGCTTCAGCGACCGGAAAACCGAATACCTGCCTGCCGGGGACATCCTGGAAATTCCCCCGCCCGACACCGCCTTCCCGGAATTGCGGGGTGACGTCCCTGCGGAGTTGCCGGGCGTCTCTGCCCTTTCCGGCGAACCGCGCAGTATTCAGCAAGGGGCCACCCGGGCCGAAATGCGGGAGTACGAACGGCTCGCCCGTAAATACAACGAAATGCTCCGGGGGGACGACATCCATATTATCGGGGATGAAGTGTCCCTGATGAAACAGATCTATGCCAAAATGAGCGACAAACAACGGGCGGATACCGAACCCTTTCCGGAGCTTCCCCCGCCCCCTCCGGCCCCGGACCCGCATCCGGTACCGGCGCCCCATAGCGCCAGGAGCCCGCAACCTGCACAACAAGCACATCCCCCGCAACCGGCCCAGCCAGCAAAACCCCGAAACGGAGAGCAACAGGAAATACGGGAAGTCCCGCCTCCCCCTCCTGCACCTTCAGCCCACGGCACCCGGCCCGGAGCTACGCCTCCCCCGCCCCCTCCTCCGCCGGACCCCGAAGAGCACTTGCGGGAACTGGCCTCGCAGGGAGCCGACTTCTTCTACCGCAACCAAGCCATTCCTTCCGAAAAAGCCCTTGAATTATTCCGGGCCGGGGAGGTCAATCGGATCCAGGTGCGCAATTCCGATGGGGGGACCCCCCAGGTTTACCTGGCGGAGTGA